The Nicotiana tomentosiformis chromosome 2, ASM39032v3, whole genome shotgun sequence genome includes the window GCTCCCCATCCACCAAACGGAGTACTTTAACCAAAGGGCCACCAATTTTAAGAGCATGAAGGACATTATTccaaaaagaataagaaagaataATGCGTGCAACATCTTTCCCTGCACTTTCCTTTGCAAATTTACTCTTGCTCCATTCCTCTGAAGTGAACAACTTTCTCAAATTGGATTTTTGCAAGTGGatactatgtaaagtcaagaaaGCAGTGGCGAACCTTGTCTTGCCCGGTTTCACCAAATTTTTTTGTCCGGTGAATCTTCTCATCATATTCAATAACAAGGGCCGCTGAGAAATATAAGAATGTACCCTAACGCCCTGGCCAAAAACTGTAGAGAagggtttttccttgaaaatgtcCCCGAAGATTAAGTTGATACAATGAGCCGCACATGGAGTCCAATAGACATTCTTGTACGCTCCTTCCACCATGCCACCCGCTTTCACATTTTCACTCGCATTATCAGTGACCACTTGAACAACTTTGCTTGGGCCAATCTTTTCAATGGTGTTCTGAAACAAGGTGAACATTTTGATGTGGTCAGTGGATGAGTCGCTAGCATCAATGGACTCAAGAAACAAACTTCCCTTGGGAGAATTCACCAACACGTTAATAATCATTTTCCCAGTTCTTGCCGTCCACTTATCCATCATAATGGAGCAGCCATACTTGTTCCACGCAACTTTATGTTCCTCCACAATTTTATTAGTCTCCTCCACTTCCTTATTTAGATAAGGACCTCTGATTTCATGATAAGTGGGAGGCTTCATTCCAGGTCCGTATTGACCAACGGCCTCAATAAAGTCTCCAAAAGTGTCAGTATAGTTGACACAATTGAAGGGGAGCCCAGCATCATAGACCCATCGTGCAAAAGCTCTAACTGCACGATCCCTCAAAATGTCCTTAGCAATTTTTTGTACATCTTTTCTACCGCTCTTTCCTTCCGGCTTCTTTGGGAAATAGCAATCTATAGGACCTTTAGTCCTACTCGTACCCGTCGATCCATGGCTTGAAGAGATTGCATCTCTTCCCCGTTTTGTTGGAAGTGACAATTCTTCAAtatcatcatcaccatcatcatcaagATTGGTCACCAATGGTTGATGACTCATTTGATTTTTTTGCTCCTTCTTCTTCTCAACAAAATTCTTTATTTCATCCCTCACCTCCGGTGGACATTTCGGACAACTTGTGACGTTTCTATCGCCACCAATAAGATGGAATTTAAAGCGATAAATTCCACCCGTTGTAATCTTGTTACAAAACTTGCATACAATATTT containing:
- the LOC138906806 gene encoding uncharacterized protein, whose translation is MSQRSKDKDPAWRYGDRVNEKNTNIVCKFCNKITTGGIYRFKFHLIGGDRNVTSCPKCPPEVRDEIKNFVEKKKEQKNQMSHQPLVTNLDDDGDDDIEELSLPTKRGRDAISSSHGSTGTSRTKGPIDCYFPKKPEGKSGRKDVQKIAKDILRDRAVRAFARWVYDAGLPFNCVNYTDTFGDFIEAVGQYGPGMKPPTYHEIRGPYLNKEVEETNKIVEEHKVAWNKYGCSIMMDKWTARTGKMIINVLVNSPKGSLFLESIDASDSSTDHIKMFTLFQNTIEKIGPSKVVQVVTDNASENVKAGGMVEGAYKNVYWTPCAAHCINLIFGDIFKEKPFSTVFGQGVRVHSYISQRPLLLNMMRRFTGQKNLVKPGKTRFATAFLTLHSIHLQKSNLRKLFTSEEWSKSKFAKESAGKDVARIILSYSFWNNVLHALKIGGPLVKVLRLVDGEQKPPMGYLYEAMDRAKEAIQASFTDEQKYAKVFQIIDARWSEQLHRPLHAAGLILNPSLFYDQHENNSLAREVWTGFHEVVIKLTPDEDMQEKIVDQLAIYKAAEGLFKLRLAIKQRKTKSPVEWWDQYGVETPNLQTFAIRVLSLTCSSSGCERNWSVFEHIHTKKRNRLTLKRLHNLVFIKYNRALRRRYNHRNLIDPILLDNIDEANEWLTGVPENCEDEEVFEGDSNFTWGDVAVASGVGENPYGLRGNTSSSSSIRKGKSVATTSRSLSLIDEDESDHEEEEEGEEEDDEQYEDNRGIQDFDNLEEEQEE